The Sphaerisporangium siamense genome includes the window CCGGCGGCGGGCGTCACGCCGCGTCGGGGAAGGGGGCGCCGATCAGGCTCGTGTAGATGATGACGTTGTCCAGGTACTCATGGGTCCTGCGGTCGAAGGCGCCGCCGCAGGTGACGAGGCGCAGGCCGTCGTCGGCGTAGACGCGTTCGGCGGGGAAGCGGTCCTTGGGGACCTGTTCGATCGCGTTGACGCGGTACTGGGCGGTCCTGCCGTCGCTGCGCCGGACCTTGACGAGCGCGCCCTTCTTGAGCTCGCGCAGGCGGTAGAAGACGGCGGGGGCCGTCTTGGTGTCCACGTGGCCGATGATCACCGAGGGGCCCGCGTCGCCGGGGACGACGCTCTGGTCGAACCAGCCCGCCGTGGACGGCTTCTCGTACGGCGGCAGCTCGACCTCTCCGTCGCCGGCGAGGCCCAGCTTCATCAGGGGGGCCTTCAGGCCGAGCGAGGGGATGTCGAGCCGCTCGGGGACGGCGGCCTTGACGCGGCGCGGCTCGGACTCGCGCCCGGGGCCACCGGTGATCGCGTAGAGGACGGCGCCGGTGACGACCCCGGCGACCACGATCCTCAGCCACTTGGGGGTGTCGGCCATGGGGGGAGCGCGGGCGGGACGGTCAGCGCGTCCGGGACCTGTGCCGCGCCAGCGCGATGCCGCCGCCGAGCGCCCCGAGCAGCACCACCACGGTCACCGCCGTGGGGATGCCGGACGGCTCGTCCATCGCGCCCGCGGCCGTGCCGCCGCCCCCGGCCCGCGGCGCCCGGGTGGGCACGACGCGGGTTCTGGTGGGGGTGGGCTCGGAGCGCTTGGCGGTGAGGGTGAGCGTGGCCCTGCCGGTGTCGTTGGTGCCGTCGCACTTGACGTCGACCTCGTAGCGGCCGGGCCGGGCGTCCTCGTCGATGAGGGCGAAGCCGTGGACCTCAGGCGAGGGGGCCGTCGTGGTGACCGGGGTGGAGGACACCGCGGGAGTGGACAGCGGCGGCTGGGTCAGCGTGACCACGCCGGTGAAGGAGTTGGACCGTGCCGTCGCCCGGTAGTCGGTGCCGCCCTGCGGCACGGGGCAGAAGGCGCGGACGCGGATCGAGCGCGTCCCCCCGCTCTGCACCTTGCTCGGCACGAGCTGGACGCGGATGTCCTGCCTGCTGAGGGTCGGCGCAGGGGTGGGATCGGCCGTCCCTCCGGTCTGGGCCGAGGCGGTGCACGCGACCCCGCCCAAGAGAACGAACGCACCCGACAACGCGACCCGCCCGACCCTGTGCACCGTCGCACTCCACTTCGCCGTACGATCCGACCCCGCCCGACACGACCACACCTGGGCTTTACCCAACCTGGCATACCCAGAAATGACAGGCCAACCCATTGGAACGATCTTCATTCCGATGATTCACAGGAACTCAGGAGTGCGTCAAGAAAGGCAAGATTACCGGTCTAGATCGGCGAAAGTCGGCTGATCGCCTCGTTCCACCGTGCCCCGACCGCACGCAGTTCGACGACGCGCTCCTCGCCCGCGTCGGCGCGCCGGATCGCGATCTCCAGACGGTCGTCGGCGAGGCCCTCCACCAGGCCCTCGCCCCACTCCACGACGGTCACCGAGTCGTCCAGGGATGCGTCCAGGTCGAGGTCGTCGACCTCCAGCGCGCCGCCGAGGCGGTAGGCGTCCGCGTGGACCAGGGCCGGGCCGCCGGCGAGCGGGGGGTGGACGCGGGCGATCACGAACGTCGGCGAGGTGATCGGCCCGCGCACCTTCAGACCCTCGGCGACGCCCTGGACGAGGGTGGTCTTGCCCGCGCCGAGCGGGCCCGACAGCACCACCAGGTCGCCGGGACCGAACAGGCGCGCGACCTCCTCCCCCAGCGCGCGCATGTCCTCGGTCGTGGCCACGTGTCGGGTCACGTGTCCGGTCGTCTGGTTCATACGGCCTCTCCCATCGCGTCTCCGGCGCCGGCCTCAAGGGCTCGCTCGACCAGCCGGGCGATCGCCCCGGTCACGGTCTCGGGCTCCTCCAGCAGTACCAGATGGGAGGCGCCCTCGATCTCGGTGAGCCGTGCGGTGGGCAGGCTCGCGTGGATGGCCCTGCTGTGCTCGGGAGGAGTGAGCCAGTCCTTGTCGCCGACGATGATCTCGGTGGGCACCTTGTCCAGCACGCCGAGGGCGGACAGCTTGTCGTGGGACATCAGGGCCGGGTAGAAGTCCGCGATGACGTCCGTGGGGGTGGAGCGGATCATCGACTCGGCGAAGTCGACCACCGTGGGGCTGATCTTGGTCGCGTCGCCGAACCCCAGGTAGCGCAGCACCAGGAACGACACGTCGTTGCCCGCCTGCCTGCCCTTGTCGACCAGCGCCGCGCGCCGCCCGAGCAGGGAGACCGCGGGCGCGGCGGCGCGGTGGACGACCTTGGAGAACAGCGCGGGCAGGCCCAGGGTGAGCTCGGCGAGCTTGCCCGCGGAGGTGGAGATCAGCGCCACGCCGCGCACCTTGTCCCCGAACAGCTCGGGGTGCCGTTCGGCCAGCGCCATCACCGTCATGCCGCCCATGGAGTGCCCGACGAGCACGCACGGGCCTGGCACCAGCGTCCTGAGCACCTCGGCCAGGTCGGCGCCGAGCCGGTCGATCGTGCAGTCCTCGGCGGGGGTGCGGGTGGAGCGGCCGTGGCAGCGCTGGTCCCAGAACACCAGCCGGTGGGTGTCGCGCAGGTCGCGCCGCTGGTAGTGCCAGGAGTCGAGGTTGAGGGTGTAGCCGTGGCAGAAGACGATCGTCAGCGGGGCGTCCTCGGGGCCGTCGACCTCGGCGTACAGCTCGACGCCGTCGGAGGTCCGCACGGTGGCGGGCCGCCCGCGCAGCTCGCCGAAGGGCTCGCTCGCCTCAAGGTCCGCCCGCAGGCGGATGCGGCCCACGGCGTACCTCTTGGCCAGGGCGGCCGCCGCCACGCCCGCCGACGCGGCGCCGACGACCGCCCCGGCGATGCCGACCCTGCGGCGTGTGGGCATCCGTACCTCCTTCTAACGGTGCCTTTCAACGGTGAACGCGCGGCACGCGCGCACCGATCCTCGTCACGATCTCATGAGTGATCGTGCCGAGGGAATCGGCCCATTCCTGTGCGGTGGGCTCCCCGTGGGCGCCCGGCCCGAACAGGACGACCTCGTCCCCCTCGGTGATCGGGTCGTCCCCTACGTCGATCATGAACTGGTCCATGCAGACCCGGCCCGCGACCCTGCGACGGCGGCCGGCGGCGAGGACCTCCGCGCGGTTGGTGGCGCCGCGCAGCACGCCGTCGGCGTACCCGAGCGGCACCAGGGCCATGGTGGTCTCGTGATCGGTCGTGTAGAGGTGCCCGTAGGAGACGCCGGTGCCGGCGGGCACGCGCTTGGCCATGGCGACGCGGGCGGTGAGCGTCATCGCGGGGCGCAGGCCGAAGTCGCCGAGCTCGGGGATCGGGCTCAGCCCGTACACGGCGATGCCCGGCCGCACCATGTCGTAGTGGGCGCCGGGCAGCGAGACCGTCGCGGCGGAGTTGGCGATGTGGCGCAGGACGTGCGAGCCGGTGACCCCGGCCTTGTCGGCGACGGCCAGGGCCTCGTCGAACTCGGTGAGCTGGCGGGCGATCGAAGGGTGGCCCGGGATGTCGGCGCAGGCGAAGTGCGACCACAGCCCGGCGATCTCGACGGTGCCCTCGGCCTGGGCGGCCAGCGCCCGGTCCAGCAGCTCGGGCCACGCGCGGGCGGTGGCGCCGCCGCGGGTGATGCCGGTGTCGGCCTTGAGGTGGAGCCGCGCGGTGCGGC containing:
- the alr gene encoding alanine racemase encodes the protein MATPAEARVDLSAIRHNVSVLREHSRAAEMMVAVKADAYGHGLVPCARAALEGGATRLGTAYVREALELRAAGVTAPVLSWILTPDEPLDEALTADVELSSGAVWLVDAIVAAARRTGRTARLHLKADTGITRGGATARAWPELLDRALAAQAEGTVEIAGLWSHFACADIPGHPSIARQLTEFDEALAVADKAGVTGSHVLRHIANSAATVSLPGAHYDMVRPGIAVYGLSPIPELGDFGLRPAMTLTARVAMAKRVPAGTGVSYGHLYTTDHETTMALVPLGYADGVLRGATNRAEVLAAGRRRRVAGRVCMDQFMIDVGDDPITEGDEVVLFGPGAHGEPTAQEWADSLGTITHEIVTRIGARVPRVHR
- a CDS encoding class F sortase; this translates as MADTPKWLRIVVAGVVTGAVLYAITGGPGRESEPRRVKAAVPERLDIPSLGLKAPLMKLGLAGDGEVELPPYEKPSTAGWFDQSVVPGDAGPSVIIGHVDTKTAPAVFYRLRELKKGALVKVRRSDGRTAQYRVNAIEQVPKDRFPAERVYADDGLRLVTCGGAFDRRTHEYLDNVIIYTSLIGAPFPDAA
- a CDS encoding alpha/beta fold hydrolase; the encoded protein is MPTRRRVGIAGAVVGAASAGVAAAALAKRYAVGRIRLRADLEASEPFGELRGRPATVRTSDGVELYAEVDGPEDAPLTIVFCHGYTLNLDSWHYQRRDLRDTHRLVFWDQRCHGRSTRTPAEDCTIDRLGADLAEVLRTLVPGPCVLVGHSMGGMTVMALAERHPELFGDKVRGVALISTSAGKLAELTLGLPALFSKVVHRAAAPAVSLLGRRAALVDKGRQAGNDVSFLVLRYLGFGDATKISPTVVDFAESMIRSTPTDVIADFYPALMSHDKLSALGVLDKVPTEIIVGDKDWLTPPEHSRAIHASLPTARLTEIEGASHLVLLEEPETVTGAIARLVERALEAGAGDAMGEAV
- the tsaE gene encoding tRNA (adenosine(37)-N6)-threonylcarbamoyltransferase complex ATPase subunit type 1 TsaE; protein product: MNQTTGHVTRHVATTEDMRALGEEVARLFGPGDLVVLSGPLGAGKTTLVQGVAEGLKVRGPITSPTFVIARVHPPLAGGPALVHADAYRLGGALEVDDLDLDASLDDSVTVVEWGEGLVEGLADDRLEIAIRRADAGEERVVELRAVGARWNEAISRLSPI